The proteins below are encoded in one region of Amycolatopsis acidiphila:
- a CDS encoding MarR family winged helix-turn-helix transcriptional regulator — translation MTQECTASEDAETALTVLRAMISIGDSTLERVTGQLTLTQFRALRIVVGQTPVTMGKVAQELRMNPSSVSRACDRLARLDLLQRAQNPLNKRETLLAPTPRGRQIVDRVDHDRRAVLSAVLDQLEPAARESVVAALKQFAAAAATVAPIMQDANN, via the coding sequence GTGACGCAAGAGTGCACGGCGAGCGAAGACGCGGAGACCGCGCTGACGGTACTCCGGGCGATGATCTCCATCGGTGACTCGACCCTGGAAAGGGTTACCGGCCAGCTGACCCTGACCCAGTTCCGCGCGCTGCGGATCGTGGTCGGGCAGACGCCGGTCACGATGGGCAAGGTCGCGCAGGAACTGCGGATGAACCCCTCGTCGGTGAGTCGCGCGTGTGACCGGCTCGCCCGTCTCGACCTGCTGCAACGTGCTCAGAACCCGCTGAACAAGCGGGAGACCCTGCTGGCGCCCACGCCACGCGGACGCCAGATCGTGGACCGGGTCGACCACGACCGGCGGGCTGTGCTCAGCGCGGTGCTCGACCAGCTCGAACCAGCCGCCCGCGAGTCGGTCGTAGCCGCGCTCAAGCAGTTCGCCG
- a CDS encoding FAD-binding and (Fe-S)-binding domain-containing protein, with protein MSRTDLPDPVARYRTGEVDAAALAAELTRRVDGEVRFDAGSRAAYSTDASNFRQVPIGVVVPRTPEAAAEAVAVARRHGAPVLSRGGGTSLAGQCTNTAVVLDWSKYCHRLESVDADAGTCVVQPGIVLDELNRQLAPTGLRFGPEPATHPNCTLGGMIGNNSCGATAQRTGKVVDNIAALEVLCHDGTRFWCGPTTDEEYAAIERRGDPRAAVYRQLRRLRDHYAGEIRARYPDIPRRVSGYNLDSLLPEHGFDVAGLLVGSESTLVTVLRAKLKLVPVIRARTLVVLGYPGIAEAADAVPSILPHEPIALEGLDAKLIRDEQIKHLNPQALRELPEGGAFLMVQFGGDTSQEADEHAHRMLDALRDGDSGPQVVLLDSPAREAELWQVREAGLGATAHVPGKADTFEGWEDSAVPPQRLGDYLRRLQRLYVEFGYASDTGPALYGHFGQGCVHTRIPFDLYTAAGVATYRRFLEAAADLVVEFGGSLSGEHGDGQTRGELLPRMFGPAITRAFGQLKAIFDPDNRMNPGKVVAPAPLDAHLRLGGDWAPAAPQELFFRFPHDGGSFAEAANRCVGVGRCRQHTNDKHQVMCPSYQVTGEEEHSTRGRARLLFEMLDGHGDSPVDAGWRSTEVRDALDLCLACKGCKTDCPANVDMATYKAEFVAHHYQGRWWRRPRAHLSMGWLPAFAQLVGRTRLGPVVNALTHAPVLSRIAVAAAGVENREIPLFAGETLQQWFARRGPRGAGTRGTVLLWPDTFTNHFHPHIGIAAVEVVEAAGWRVTIPAEPLCCGLTWISTGQLGTGKAVLARTARALASHLREGGLVLGLEPSCTAVFRSDAAELFPEDQDVRRLREQTVTLAELLTERSPGYRPPAFARDTVSAVAQVHCHQHAVFGWDADQELLRRAGVDAEHLDSGCCGLAGNFGFEPGHLEVSEACAERVLLPRLRKEDGQTVVLADGFSCRTQIHQLDSGGREAMHLAELLAAADKTVRTGATPERRHAPRPEEPGAAAKAGVLAVAGLALAATLARAVRHR; from the coding sequence GTGAGCAGAACCGATTTGCCGGATCCGGTGGCCCGGTACCGCACCGGCGAGGTCGACGCCGCCGCCTTGGCCGCGGAACTGACCCGGCGGGTGGACGGCGAGGTCCGGTTCGACGCCGGCAGCCGCGCGGCCTACTCGACCGACGCCTCGAACTTCCGCCAGGTGCCGATCGGGGTCGTAGTGCCCCGCACGCCCGAGGCGGCGGCCGAGGCGGTCGCCGTGGCCCGGCGGCACGGCGCGCCGGTGCTGTCCCGGGGCGGGGGCACGAGCCTGGCGGGGCAGTGCACCAACACCGCGGTGGTGCTCGACTGGTCGAAGTACTGCCACCGGCTCGAATCGGTCGACGCGGACGCGGGCACCTGCGTGGTGCAGCCCGGGATCGTGCTCGACGAGCTCAACCGGCAGCTCGCGCCGACAGGGCTGCGGTTCGGCCCGGAGCCGGCCACCCATCCGAACTGCACGCTCGGCGGGATGATCGGCAACAACTCCTGCGGTGCCACCGCCCAGCGCACCGGCAAGGTCGTCGACAACATCGCCGCGCTGGAGGTGCTCTGCCACGACGGCACCCGGTTCTGGTGCGGGCCCACCACGGACGAGGAGTACGCGGCGATCGAACGCCGCGGCGACCCGCGCGCCGCGGTCTACCGGCAGCTGCGCCGGCTGCGCGACCACTACGCCGGGGAGATCCGCGCCCGGTATCCCGACATCCCGCGCCGGGTCTCGGGCTACAACCTGGACTCGCTGCTGCCCGAGCACGGCTTCGACGTGGCCGGGCTGCTCGTGGGCAGCGAGTCCACTTTGGTCACCGTGCTGCGGGCGAAGCTGAAGCTGGTACCCGTGATCCGGGCGCGGACCCTGGTGGTGCTCGGCTATCCGGGCATCGCCGAGGCGGCCGACGCGGTGCCCTCGATCCTGCCGCACGAGCCGATCGCGCTGGAGGGCCTGGACGCGAAGCTGATCCGCGACGAGCAGATCAAGCACCTCAACCCCCAGGCCCTGCGCGAACTGCCGGAGGGCGGCGCGTTCCTGATGGTCCAGTTCGGCGGCGACACCTCGCAGGAGGCCGACGAGCACGCACACCGGATGCTCGACGCGCTGCGTGACGGTGACTCCGGCCCGCAAGTGGTGTTGCTCGACAGCCCCGCCCGGGAGGCCGAGCTGTGGCAGGTCCGCGAAGCCGGACTCGGCGCGACCGCCCACGTTCCCGGCAAGGCGGACACGTTCGAGGGCTGGGAGGACTCCGCGGTCCCGCCGCAGCGGCTGGGCGACTACCTGCGCCGCCTCCAGCGGCTGTACGTGGAGTTCGGCTACGCCAGTGACACCGGCCCGGCCCTGTACGGCCACTTCGGGCAGGGCTGCGTGCACACCCGGATCCCGTTCGACCTCTACACCGCGGCCGGGGTCGCCACCTACCGCCGGTTCCTGGAGGCCGCGGCGGACCTCGTCGTCGAGTTCGGCGGCTCCCTCTCCGGTGAGCACGGCGACGGGCAGACCCGGGGCGAGCTGCTGCCCAGGATGTTCGGCCCGGCGATCACCCGTGCGTTCGGACAGCTCAAGGCGATCTTCGACCCGGACAACCGGATGAACCCCGGCAAGGTCGTCGCCCCCGCGCCGTTGGACGCGCACCTGCGCCTGGGCGGGGACTGGGCGCCCGCCGCGCCGCAGGAGCTGTTCTTCCGCTTCCCGCACGACGGCGGGTCGTTCGCCGAGGCGGCGAACCGGTGCGTCGGGGTCGGGCGCTGCCGTCAGCACACCAACGACAAGCATCAGGTGATGTGCCCGTCCTACCAGGTGACCGGCGAGGAGGAACACTCCACCCGCGGCCGCGCCCGGCTGTTGTTCGAGATGCTGGACGGGCACGGCGACAGCCCCGTCGACGCCGGCTGGCGCTCCACCGAGGTCCGCGACGCGCTGGATCTGTGCCTGGCGTGCAAGGGATGCAAGACGGACTGTCCGGCCAATGTGGACATGGCGACCTACAAGGCCGAGTTCGTCGCGCACCACTACCAGGGGCGCTGGTGGCGACGCCCGCGAGCGCACCTGTCCATGGGCTGGCTGCCCGCGTTCGCCCAGCTCGTCGGCCGGACAAGGCTGGGGCCGGTGGTGAACGCACTCACCCACGCGCCCGTGCTGTCACGGATCGCCGTCGCCGCGGCCGGGGTCGAGAACCGGGAGATCCCGCTGTTCGCGGGAGAGACGCTCCAGCAGTGGTTCGCCCGCCGGGGGCCGCGCGGCGCGGGCACCCGGGGAACCGTGCTGCTGTGGCCGGACACCTTCACCAACCACTTCCATCCCCACATCGGCATCGCAGCGGTGGAGGTCGTCGAGGCCGCCGGGTGGCGGGTCACGATACCGGCGGAACCGTTGTGCTGCGGGCTGACCTGGATCTCGACCGGGCAGCTGGGCACGGGCAAGGCCGTGCTCGCCCGGACCGCGCGGGCGCTGGCCTCGCACCTGCGCGAGGGCGGCCTCGTGCTGGGCCTGGAACCGTCGTGCACGGCGGTGTTCCGCTCCGACGCCGCCGAGCTGTTCCCCGAGGACCAGGACGTGCGCAGGCTGCGGGAGCAGACGGTGACCCTGGCCGAGTTGCTGACCGAGCGCTCACCCGGCTACCGGCCCCCGGCGTTCGCCCGGGACACCGTCTCCGCGGTCGCGCAGGTGCACTGCCACCAGCACGCGGTGTTCGGCTGGGACGCGGACCAGGAGCTGCTGCGGCGGGCCGGGGTGGACGCCGAGCACCTGGACTCCGGATGTTGTGGCCTGGCAGGCAACTTCGGCTTCGAACCCGGGCACCTCGAGGTCAGCGAGGCGTGCGCCGAGCGTGTCCTGCTGCCCCGTCTCCGGAAGGAGGACGGGCAGACCGTCGTGCTGGCCGACGGGTTCAGCTGCCGCACCCAGATCCACCAGCTCGACAGTGGCGGCCGCGAAGCCATGCACCTGGCGGAGTTGCTCGCCGCGGCGGACAAGACGGTCCGCACGGGCGCGACGCCCGAGCGGCGGCACGCCCCGCGTCCCGAGGAGCCGGGCGCGGCCGCGAAGGCCGGCGTGCTCGCCGTCGCCGGGCTGGCGCTCGCCGCGACGCTGGCGCGGGCGGTACGCCACCGCTGA
- a CDS encoding enolase C-terminal domain-like protein, with product MTSPLDPVVESVHARAYRIPTPAPEADGTLEWDSTTIVVVHIRAGGVTGLGWTYCDAACVPLITGTLAPVVCGRPVLDVPAAWSAMRRCIRNLGRPGLASCALSAVDIALWDAAARVAGLPVARLLGRVHAEVALYGSGGFTSQSVPQLQAQLDTWVHRQQIPRVKIKIGECWGGEPERDLTRIRISRAVVGTGVELYVDANGGYTIGQARRVARHLEAADVRWFEEPVSSDDLAGLAELRGATTVDIAAGEYGYDLSYFARMLGSVDCLQIDVTRCGGYTEWRRVAALAAAANRDVSAHCAPNLSAHVALATPNFRHLEWFADHDRIESAFFDGALDPAGGQVVPDPAVAGHGLTLKPDIDRFATA from the coding sequence GTGACCAGCCCGCTCGACCCGGTCGTCGAGAGCGTCCACGCGCGGGCGTACCGCATCCCGACGCCGGCGCCCGAAGCCGACGGCACGCTCGAATGGGACAGCACCACCATCGTGGTCGTCCACATCCGGGCCGGCGGGGTGACCGGCCTGGGCTGGACCTACTGCGACGCGGCCTGTGTACCGCTGATCACCGGCACCCTCGCCCCGGTCGTCTGCGGGCGGCCGGTGCTCGACGTGCCCGCGGCGTGGTCGGCGATGCGGCGCTGCATCCGCAACCTCGGCCGCCCCGGGCTCGCCTCCTGCGCACTGTCCGCAGTGGACATCGCGCTGTGGGACGCGGCCGCGCGGGTGGCCGGCCTGCCCGTGGCCCGCCTGCTGGGCCGCGTGCACGCCGAGGTCGCGCTCTACGGCAGCGGCGGCTTCACCAGCCAGAGCGTCCCGCAACTACAGGCACAGCTCGACACCTGGGTGCACCGTCAGCAGATCCCCCGCGTGAAGATCAAGATCGGCGAGTGCTGGGGCGGCGAGCCCGAGCGCGACCTCACCCGGATCCGCATCTCCCGCGCGGTTGTCGGCACCGGGGTGGAGCTCTACGTCGACGCCAACGGCGGCTACACCATCGGGCAGGCCCGCCGGGTCGCCCGCCACCTCGAAGCCGCCGACGTCCGCTGGTTCGAGGAACCCGTCTCCAGCGACGACCTGGCCGGCCTGGCCGAACTGCGCGGGGCGACCACAGTGGACATCGCCGCCGGCGAATACGGCTACGACCTGTCCTACTTCGCCCGCATGCTCGGCTCGGTCGACTGCCTGCAGATCGACGTGACCCGTTGCGGCGGTTACACCGAATGGCGCCGCGTCGCCGCACTCGCCGCGGCGGCCAACCGGGACGTCTCCGCGCACTGCGCGCCCAACCTCTCCGCCCACGTCGCGCTGGCCACGCCGAACTTCCGGCACCTGGAATGGTTCGCCGACCACGACCGCATCGAGTCCGCGTTCTTCGACGGTGCCCTCGACCCGGCCGGCGGACAGGTCGTCCCGGACCCGGCCGTGGCCGGGCACGGGCTGACGCTCAAACCCGACATCGACCGCTTCGCCACGGCGTAG
- a CDS encoding glucose 1-dehydrogenase, whose amino-acid sequence MRALTVTPGQGGSLAVTEVPDPQPGAGELLVEGLALGVCGTDKEIARGDYGWVPPGRDRLVLGHESLSRVVSAPEGSDFAPGDLVAGVVRRPDPVPCGACGHGEFDMCRNGRYTERGIKELDGYGSELWTVETAYSLRLDQRLRRVGMLLEPTTVVAKAWEQIQRVGERAWFEPRRVLVTGAGPIGLLAALLGVQRDLDVHVLDQVAGGPKPRLVRELGATYHHEDIGAVTKHLEPDVVVEATGAGNLVFDAMAGTAAFGIVCLTGVSPAGRTISVDAGSINRELVLENDAVLGSVNANLRHYRSAAEALARADTGWLDSLITRRVPLERATDAFTPTEDDVKVVITLSNAQE is encoded by the coding sequence ATGCGTGCGCTGACCGTCACACCAGGCCAGGGTGGGTCCCTGGCCGTCACCGAGGTGCCCGATCCCCAGCCGGGTGCGGGCGAGCTGCTCGTCGAAGGCCTCGCGCTCGGGGTGTGCGGCACGGACAAGGAAATCGCCCGCGGCGACTACGGCTGGGTACCACCGGGGCGAGACCGGCTCGTGCTCGGGCACGAGTCCCTCAGCCGGGTCGTCTCCGCACCCGAAGGCAGTGACTTCGCACCCGGCGACCTCGTCGCCGGGGTCGTCCGGCGCCCGGACCCCGTGCCCTGCGGCGCCTGCGGGCACGGCGAGTTCGACATGTGCCGCAACGGCCGCTACACCGAGCGCGGCATCAAGGAGCTCGACGGGTACGGCAGCGAACTGTGGACCGTCGAGACCGCCTACAGCCTCCGCCTCGATCAGCGGTTGCGGCGGGTGGGCATGCTGCTGGAGCCCACCACCGTGGTCGCCAAGGCGTGGGAGCAGATCCAGCGCGTCGGCGAGCGGGCGTGGTTCGAACCGCGGCGGGTGCTCGTCACCGGCGCCGGGCCGATCGGGCTCCTCGCCGCGCTGCTCGGCGTCCAGCGCGACCTGGACGTGCACGTGCTCGACCAGGTCGCCGGCGGCCCGAAACCGCGCCTGGTGCGTGAGCTGGGCGCGACCTACCACCACGAGGACATCGGCGCCGTCACCAAGCACCTCGAACCCGACGTGGTCGTCGAGGCGACCGGCGCCGGGAACCTGGTGTTCGACGCGATGGCCGGTACGGCCGCCTTCGGCATCGTCTGCCTGACGGGGGTGTCCCCGGCGGGCCGGACGATCAGCGTGGACGCCGGCTCGATCAACCGCGAGCTCGTCCTGGAGAACGACGCGGTGCTCGGCTCGGTCAACGCCAACCTGCGCCACTACCGCTCCGCCGCCGAGGCGCTGGCCCGGGCGGACACCGGCTGGCTGGACAGCCTCATCACCCGGCGCGTTCCGCTGGAGCGCGCGACCGACGCCTTCACACCCACCGAGGACGACGTCAAGGTCGTCATCACCCTGAGCAACGCACAGGAGTGA